Part of the Hemibagrus wyckioides isolate EC202008001 linkage group LG09, SWU_Hwy_1.0, whole genome shotgun sequence genome, atatgatctTATACAACAATACTGTTTAACAGGTTTATCGATACACTTTGATTCGCTACTGATCCAGTATGATCTGGTCCAGTTCATGCTACATTAAGTTTTCGACCACAAAATCAAAAGTCTTCAGGACTGAGGACTTTatgctttctggtttctcactaacatttttatttaagaaagcTTAGTTACGGCTAAGTTAAGCAAGAGAAAAGATGGGGGGGACAGCAGTTTACAACAGTGCTAGAATGTAAGTACATAAAGTAAATGCATGGGTCATTTTTCATTAATCCCACAACTCTGTCTATAGGCAGTGAGAACACATGGGAATGCTTTGGGGGTCTATTTCCTTTGAAATTTGAGCTCTCTTTCTCACAATCTTGCTTTATcgctgtctctcactctctatatctctatctttctctcactcgctcactcaaacacacacacacacacaaactggggAATGTACATCGATTTTAGTTTCACTATCTAGTAGTTTCCTGTTTCAATTTGAACCAGACTTGTAGGTCAGCGTGACCTTATGCTAGACCAGTATTCTTAtatatagcatagtatagtataattatttttaataatctgtTTTAGCATCAATATGTAATTAAAAGCTTGTCCACAATAGTAACCAACGATGCATAATATCTTAGACCACGGTGCATTTTGACTTACagcatttttcttgttttgttgcTCATATTAAACAGTGGTGCCCAGCATGCAAGACACAAGAGGCTATGACAACACCATTTTTGGCTTCTACCCCTACAATCCTGAGGAAACCACCACAGGTCTCTCCCTCATCTTTTATCCAGCTGTGATTTGCTCCTTACACCTCAGTTCTGCTGCTCCCCTTTTGGCCTCACATCTCTCCCTTCTCCTGTTTTTCCCAGCCACATCCCTCCTCTGTTCCTGCACTATTGAACTGGCCCTGATTGGCATGTTTTTCAGGGGGCCTGACTGTGTGATTAAAATAGTTCAGAGGTAATCGACTGTGGGCTTTTCGCTCTCAGTGTTGCCTGCGATGGCCTCTAGGATGTCGTCATGTTTCAGTAGCTTCTGGAATTGCTGTTTTTGTGTACTAGTGCTCTCTCAAAATGAAAAGGTTTCAGTTTCTACATTATAATCAAATTATTATGTGTCTGCAAGTGTCTGCATGcacatctgtctgatctcagtcttTTGTTCTGCCTGTTTTTGTCTCATAACTCTTTCACTTAGTTTCAGTTTCTCTTTGCATGTATCTTGCTGACAAATCCTGGAGTTTCTCTTTATTTCACGATGCATTCATGTCtccttttgcttttgttttctatattatCTCAATATTATTATACTGCAATGTTATCTAAAACTTGCTGTTTCTTTCTCAGTAAGTGTGTCTTTCACTCTGTTTCCTTCACCCCGTCTCACTCAGTTCTCCAGCGAGATGTTCCTTATTGCCATCAGACTGCGTTTGGATGTTGTCATGATGGTGTGACTCCAGCCATTGGACCTAATGGTCAGGGATGTTCCCAAACATCATTCTGTATCCACACCAGGTACACTGACAAAATTGCCAGACAGCATCACATTATATCACAGCATGCACACTTGAATGGAAATGCAgtctaaaatatttattgaaaGATACAGGAATTAAATTGAAATCACCCATGTTACtggaatatatattttttgtgtcaAACCCAAGGTTTACAGCTATAAGCatagctattttattttaaagacacTGGTTGCCTTTGGCATTTTGCTCAACCttctgtcatttaaaaaaatgaaatataatttttacTAGCATATTAATGAAAATTATttagtataaatatttttaaaaaaataaaatgcatatacagtatatgtatgtaaatacatttttatagttTAATTGATCATTTATCCATTTAAATTTCATGACATacatcttaaataaataaacagtaaacagttattattaaatacacacTGAAAATCCTTTCAGATGCTTGTGGATTCACCAATCCATATGTGCATATAGATGATGTATATTACATTTTCAGTAATGAAAATGAACCATGTGGATGTTTCCTGTGTTTGTACTGCTCCATTTCTGTAACAACTTAATTTCAAAATCTTTCATGCTACTGTAGCTATTATACATGCCTGTTTGTGAGTACTTCACGCCCTGTGTACTGCTCACATCTGTTAGGCATGGCTGTTGTTCAGACGGTGTGACTCAGGCACATGGTCCCAATAAGGAGGGCTGCCCAGAATATGTCGGCTCTGTCCCAGCTGTGAGTATCTGCTGGTTATTATGTATTATGCTGTATAAACACTCATCTCTAGCTTTTCTCGCTgcgtctctgtttctttctgtctcctctctcAGTCGGTGCATGAGATGTGCAGCAGGTCCACATATGGCTGCTGTCTTGATGGAGTGACTGCAGCTCGTGGATCTAATGGAGAGGGCTGCCCTGTTTCACCTGGCAGGGGTAAGTTACAAACACAGTGCTGTATAATATGTACAACAAATCTGTAGCAAACCAGTGACTGTGttcatgcaaaataaataaattaattaatgacttAAAGACCTTTCTGGTTTAGGCGACGCCGACTTCAGATTTAACTTCAAATGCATTGTGGTACAACATGCAAGCTTAAGCCAGGAAGCATACAAATAATACTGAAAAGATGCTGTGATAAGAGAGAACATttatgtgtgttatgtgttgctGTTTCACCAGCTCAGCGTGCTTCATGTGATCTGCCCCACACGGCTGGGTTGTGTGATGAGTGGACTGCTCGATATTACTATGACCCTGCCTCGTCCCGCTGTGTTCACTTCTGGTACGGCGgctgccatggcaacagcaACAACTTCGCCACTATGGAGGAGTGCGAGCAGACATGCCAGATGCAGAGGCCCGTCTCCACATCATACAGCACCTCCTGGAGTCAAATCTGGCGGGGTTCTAACACATCTCACCAACCCCACCGTAGCTCGATCTATTCAGGGGGGCGCAGGCCAGCACCAAGAGATGTGCAGGCTAGCAGCCCTAATAACAGGTAAGAGTGCTGTGCAGGAGCAATCCTGGCCCTGCACAGTGCCCTCTGTACCAGTCTGAGGAGCCTGACGCTGCTCTATGCTCTCAGagatgaccacacacacacacacattctgagcttcttctcactcatacacataaCATAGAcactttaacttttttttagaaTCTGGCCCCttttcataaacacacaatagACAGTCAGGTATCAATACACATgctgatgtacacacacagacccaggATGTACTCACCCAGGTAGCACTGCATATAGTCACACTCGCCATGGTGCAAAATTAGTAGTGTAACACAAGAATATTAATGACTTGATTAGGTTTAAATCAGTTGCACTCAGTGCTGGTTTTTTGCTGGCACAGTAGTATCTTCCAGCCAACTAGTCCAAAATTGTGCTTATATTATAACCAGAAGGCTacaacattttcatttaaaatgaaatcttgatatttttaatttaattactttGGGGCAGTGTTTCTATCACCccatttaataaaatgaatttgaTCCAAGTATGACTTATAACTGTCACAACCAAGAAGTTGTAGCTACTAATTGAGAATAGGGCTAATAAAACATCAATGATTTCACAAATTAATAGTGAGTGTAAACAGTGATGACGCTGTTCTGGAGGTTTATATGGAAGCAAACGCAAAAACTGACCAAGAAAAGTCATTATCATCACTAAAATATTAGCAGGAAATCTAATCATCTCTGGGTTAAATAATGTAAAGCTGTAAGCTAGACCTTGTGGGTGTATTTCCCACATGTGCCAACAGTGATCCTATACATCAATTCTGCATTTATATTGCAATCATAGCTTAGGCTAGACAGATTCATATTTCACTGCAGCTCTGGTGcaaggttttctttttcttatacaTATTACACTTACACACGTCATGTAAGGGATGACTTAAATACCTGcttaaatttacatttcataCATCAAGACACTAGACATTTTTCTCTCTggcactacacacacaagctgCCCAGAAGACTACTCTCACTGTGGCTCTGTCGGACATCGCTGAGCTTTCTGGGACTGGTACATTTCTCCTGCTGTAGAATTTTGCCTAATCCTCCAATTTGCACTTAAGTTTGtgtttagagtgttagtgttagccTGGTAGTTTAGTCCTGTTTAATTCTCCATTCTCCATCTACTTCTGTCTTTCACAACACCATGTAAGTGTGGTGTCTTCAATGGCCTGTCTTGACTGATGTCATTCAGTGCAACTAATAAAAGAACCTGCTGTGATGCCCCACCATTGCTGcttctgtctgtgtatctctccAAAGGTGTGCATTCTAGGTGTGGGGCAATATGAATACACTCACAGACTTCAAGAATTGTGGCATGAAACATGAACCACGGTAGAAATTACATTTCAATGATTAGTAGACATGACAAGTTGATATCATTGCCCCACACCTACTACTGACTTCTGATTAGTTCATAGATACACATTTTGTTTCTCTCAGCATCACTTTATTTTTTCACCTTTAACCTGTAGATTCTTTGCAACTAATTCCAGTATTCTTGACATTTTTCCAGGTAcctctatatatatatgcattaaGGGCTGAGTCTAACATGGTTGCCAGATACTCTAACATGGTTAGCAGATATTTCCTTAATAATAGCATCTGAGACAGTATTTGAtatataaatagacagacagacagacagacagactttattgatcccatgagggaaattcttgtgttaaaGCAGCTCAGGTCAGTCCCAAgatacaacaaacacaaaaaaatgaaatgtacaaataatgtaATAGcttttaaactattttttttaaaacaaaggaAATTGCTTTTAACCTCAGAAATAATTTAGGGATaatttttaagaaaatacaGTCTGAATTGGcagatcatcatcaccttcctTTGCTGTCAAAGAAAAGATGGCAAGCACTGAAATGAACAATTTGTATGTAATGTCACCAGTACTATATCGCACTAATAGCTGTAATATCATTAATCACTGcaaatttgttttaataatatGGATTCAACCTTCATTATTTTGccgcttataaaatagcacttgatacAGCACATactattattttgttgttgtggtttaTTGTGTGCCAGCTCATCAATTCGCTGCATGAATAAACTTACTAAGCTGAAGTGGTGATGATAAATGAACCAAAAAatgaattatgtttttttttttttcttgtattggCATTGAGTGGTAGTTTATACCATTTTAGTGTAATTACAGCTCAAAATATATATCCCTAGGTGAGAGATTGTGGTTACATCAAACTGTCAGACAGTGGTGTTGAACATAATATGGCTTTACACTCTGGTAGGAAAAAAAATAGGTAAAAAAAGAGGTAAAAATTGCTTGTAATTGAGGCACCTGTAGTACTTTTTTAGTAGATCTAACAATGTGCACAATTTATGGTGTTAAGCAAACAGTAAAAAccatagtaaaaaataaaataataatatttgtttgCCATTACTTGTATATTTGATGTCATTTCGTAAGTGTGAAATTCATAAAACAAGCCACAGTTGTAGTAAATTGCTACTTAAGCTGCGGTGTTGTAATCATGTGGACAGCATGGCCTCATAAAACATGCCACTTAAAGCAATTAACAAGACTTTGGTGATGGTCAGCCTTCTGTACCACAGAGCAAACCTACACTGCCTGGACTCATACTCTCTGGATTTAGTTTGCGATATTGAGCACAGTGGAGTGAGCTGAAAGAATGAAATGCATGACAGCCCTGGCTGAGGCATATGTAGCCTCTGTCCTGCATAGTCTAAAGGAAGTTTGTCCTTTAGACTGGAACAGAAGTCTGAGTTTCTGTGCCTGTAGCCAGGACAAGGCTGATCTTTATGCTTGCATTGGTGGCCAATAGTACAGCATAAAGTAAATTTCTCTCCAttctctccctttttctttctgtctctttctttcttcctgcatGTCTTTCCTGTCAAATCTATCTGTCTTgccttgtttgttttctctctcctttccttctcttttgGCCTCCTCTGCTTCAGTTGGCCTGCTGTGGGTGTGAGTATAGACAAGTCGGATCCATCTACGGTGGAGGGTATAGTGGGCCAGTGGGTGGTGTTGCCGTGCAAAGTGAACCCGCCTCCATCTTCTACTGTGACAGTCGAGTGGAGAAGAGATGGTGTCCTTCTCGATCCATCCAGGTTAGTACAGCATCCATTCTTCCATCAAATCTTGTCATATTAGTTCTGCTCGTAACTGCTCATTCTGTTAGACCTGATCATCTGGTAAGTCATACGTTTACTTAGCATGTAATTTGTAAGCCAATTAACAAATATTTAAGCATTGGAAATATATGAACAGCTTATGTCAGTGTTCTATAGATCATTAGAAGTTTTATGAAGCAAGTTgatgattttaaaaaagtatttacattttcatgCGTTGTTTATATTAGTTAATATGACTGATAAGCATTTGATCAACCAATTTTCAATACTGATTCATCAGATGATTTTaactttctataacagcaactgTGACGGTTCCAGCTGCAAGACAGATCACGGGTTAAACTTTAATGCGCTTGCTCTAATATATATCCATTTTATTGTaacttacacagggacttgtatggtggGTTAAAACCATGTTATTCtcgatatggtgaagttttctgaggaaacatttatttctacagTGTCAAAGCTTTGTAACAGGCAGAAGTAAAGCAATCCCTGATGTTTTCTTCAGCACAGAGGAATTTGTGGTTTCTGTGTAACGTGACAAGCCATCCATGTATTAATTCCATGAAAAAAAGAGGCAGTTCAGTAGCTGCTATAGCATAATGAGGCAGTCAGGTAGCTGCTATAGCATAATAAAGAACTGGGATGACTCGAAACAAGGATATATGAGGAAAACAGGGTACAACTGCAAAGAAAACATAGCTGTAGTAAAGGAGCTGCACAGGAAAAAAACACGTGAGGTAACGGCTGGCAAAAAGCATGACACATGAAAAGTAAGAGACAAACCAAGAAACAAGAACAAATGATGTTGAAGTGAATAAACTTATATATTTCTACAGTGGAATTAACGAAATAATGAAgggaaaataaaaccaaaacaataacacatggaaaaaagaaaagtggtATGTAAGCAGCACTTGTCATTCTAGGGCCCACCTTGCCTTTTTAAAGATGTCATTTGTGACAATAACAGGTACTATTACTAGGTACGTGTATTTAGTAATTTTGCAAAACCTGACACAACCTGTTCATGTCAGATGTCTTCTCTTTGaatcttttatttctattggtttacttttatttaaaaaatattgcagaCATAAACAGCAGCCGAATGGCTCACTTTTCATGGGCCCAATAACGATTATGGACTCTGCTTGGCTGTTATGTGTGGCTACACGAGACCGTGAGAGAGATCACCGCTAcatttacctgtctgtctcaggTAAATCTGCTGTTTTATAGTAAAGGAGTTATGTTAACTGAATTTGGGAGAAAGAGCACATCTATCACTCTTCCTTGACCATTACATTTACTTCTCCTTGTACTACACTGTTTATTAGAGTGCATAAACATGTACTGTAGAGTGTTTTGCAGTGAAGAATTCATACAACATGCTTTTTTGTGGTTGTAGAACCAAAAGATGGGGCGAGTAGACCAGATTCTGCAGACTCAAAAATTGTTCCTGCAAGGTACTCActattgcacacacacaaaaccaaacacacactgattgtACAACTGACAGCttgcttttcatttttcttagGTTCAGTATTGACCGATCAGAATCGACGCTGGTAAGCGCACGTGCAGGTCAGAGTGCCAGGCTACACTGCACCATCCTGCCTTCTTCAGCTGCTAATTCGGTCATCATACAGTGGACAAAAAATGGAGCTGCTCTCAACACACTCAggtatgtgtgcatgtacacacagggacaaattaaagtaaaaaaaacggTGGCTGTCTTATACTGTAGCATTGGTAAGGTTTCACACCTCTTTAAACTATAACCAGTGGCATTTGAATAAATAAGTCTTAATAAAATTCCTGCCCAATTTGCCACAGAAAGCAGACTAAAGTTTATAATGCAGATTACAACTGGAaagaattgttttattttaaactggaATTCCATTTCTGATAAGGGCATTGTTTGTCTTCATCTTTACCATTATCATGATACATAAAACATATCCAGGATCTATAACTAGGGCCAAGGTACTTGAAATAGGGAATTTGTTTGTGCTGGTTGTGAACCCAGTTCTCCAGCTATCAGCTAGGCTGATAAGAGCTCAGCCGAGTGAACCTCCCACAGAGACAGGGATGGACCCATGTGCAAAGCAAGCTGAAAGACCCAAGGCCCCATAAATGTTGAGCCTGGTCTAAGACTGAAGTATATTTCTTTATGTGTATGCTTAAATACTTACATTGAGAGCCTTACAGAGCTCAGGAAGTGGACAAGCCAGACAAAGAGTTACTCCCTGAAAACTGAGCCACAAACACATAGCATGATTGACTCGAGACTAAGCATGGGTAATTGGAGAGCTCTACTTAAACAGACCTAGGCACAGGTGGAGCTGATTATAAGAAAGAAGATGCTCTTTGCCTGCCTCTGGTGGCTGAAGTTGGTTTAGTGATGTTTCTGGTTGCTCTCTGCCGCCCTCTAGTGTTGACATGAGGCCAAGCCAGCTTTCTCTTTGCAACATTTGACCTGTAACTTTCAGAAATACCATTCGATAATTGACTATAGTGACTCctatatattattatagcaCTATTAGAACTGCTTTGCTTTAATACGttatgaggaagaggaagcggtgtcctgttataagaaaataatcaacagtagGGAGGTCTGATTTGAAGTGCTACTATTGTCCAAATTTTGGTATTTTCCTGTAAtagtacatctttgtgtgtgtctgtttgtgtttatgctTCTATTCTCTTATTTAATTTTGTGTTACAGACACTCTCAGCACTCAGATGGCACCCTGGTGATTACCAGCCTCACATCTGAAGATTCAGGCATCTATACCTGCACAGCCTCCAACAGTCAACAGATGGAGCAACTGCAAATCCAGCTCAGAGTCACAGGTTAGTAATCAAAAAAGATTCTTCTCCGTACACAATGTACAGGATGAGTGGCACAACTGGGTTTCTGCTCTCTACTTCCAGGGGACCTGAAGATCACCACTGCTCCCAGTAACGTGCAGGTGCCTCAGGGCAGCGTGGTTCGGCTCCCGTGTGTAGCATCTGGAGAAAATGTCAACATAGCTTGGTCCAGGTTTGTAGAAGCATTTGTAATAAAAGGTTTTCTATTTGCTTAAGGAGGGTGATGATTGGAGGAAGTGGTAGCGCAGTGGTTAATGTGCTGGCCTACTTGCTtggaaggtcatgagttcaaatcccagcaccatcaagctgctactgctggacccctggataaggctgtctgccaaaataatgtaaatgattaGCATTTGTAGTAAAAATTGTTGttttattagtgtgtattttttcCCATGCAGGAACGGTGTGCCAGTGAGACCTGATGGGCATCGGGTGCAGGTGTCAGCAGATGGCACTCTGACCCTCTATAATGTGCAGTCTGCAGATGAGGGCTCGTACACCTGCAGCGCCTACGCTGGCACACATGCTGTCAGTGCCACTGCTGAAATTCGAGTAACCAAAGGTATAGCTGTTCCTGTTTgacagtattttacatttttttcaatcATGTTTCATTTATTCTAATCTCAGAAAACATAGTGATAACTTGTGCTCATTTATAAACAAtgctgtaataaaaaattaaaagcacTGGTTTTATGTTGTGATATTAATTGTATTATGTCGTATtatcataataaatattattgtatTCATTTTACTGTCTTATAATAAGCATTATACAAATACAAGTCATCAGAGGCTTTTAATCCTTAACTATTTCACCCACAAAATCTGAATTACATGCTCTAAAATTTagacttttattaaaattacagGTTGAAGCTGACATTTTTGCTGATTTTTAAAGTTTTGAAACGCATTGCCTTAAAGATAACTGGATAACTGCAATACATTTATGCAAAACATCCAGCATTGTTATGACACCTTTAGCTGATTATCTATGTTGCTAATTTGCTGTAATTACTaataaaatcattcatcatcataGTAACTTCCTTCCAGTCAGGGttatcatacacactcacatttttACACCCATTAAGGGGCAAATTATGTCTTTTGGGAGATGAAAAGCAACCCACACAGATGTAGGTGGAACATACAAAATACCACACAaacagtaacccgagctcaggttGGAACCAGGGAGGTGCTTATATAACTGATTAACACTAAACTTTTTTCTGCAGATAACGACGGCGGTCAAAGCCTGTCTCCCAACTGCGTGGACGAGCCGGAGTTAGCCAACTGCCTTCTGATCGTCAGTGCACGCCTGTGTGGACACAAATACTATTCCAGCTTCTGCTGTGCCAGCTGTTATAACTACTCTATAGGAAAGGGCAGGCCTGGGAGACATGGCTAGGGATGAGTTTCCACAGCTGACAATCTCTCCTTCTCATCTGGAATGATATGCCACTATATGCTGGGAAACTCTACTCATTGTGTGGCCCAGACAGACTCTCCATCACTGCCACGTTGTTTAGAGGAGCAGACTTTCAGAAAGCTGAGCCCAGTTCAGCAGTGAGAGACAGGACAATTCTGCTCCAAGAGTACAGAGGACCACTTTGGCATGTGCAAAATTTTACTGTATTGTAAAAGCAGTTAAGTATTTTACTTCATCTTATGGctgacaaacatttttttttatttttattatatatatatatatatacatttttatttataatgatgtACTGAgctttttatatgttttatatgttatatgttttatatgGTTTTCATATGTTTTTATATGTACTGTGTCTTTCATGAGAATACCACATGGTCTGAGAAACTGCATAATGgataataaacacagacacactgagagttAGATTCTTATTTTTAATGGTTTCTATTCAAGTTCATTTGAACAGTTTTAGCATTTGCATCGTCACTCAGAGCTGTAATTATGTCTTGTTCTCAGTGACAGTAACAATAAACGCACATAAGCTCATGCTTTGCCACATACGTTTCATATAGTTTATATGAAGCCactgatttcattttatttctcacattgtcacaaagcagctttacagcaatgtataaattcagaatagacatttttaaaacatcCTATAAGGTCTCAGTTTAATACTGTTACAACACTATCAATTCaggtcagggttgtggtggataTAGAGCCTATCCCCAGAAGACTAAGAGTAAAGTGGGAGAATTTACTGCCAATGTCACCAGTCCAGCACAGGGCACCATAAAAACACCAGCAGGCAATTTATGCTGTGTTTAACTTAGcagtggatttatttttattttttttacctttttgtgCTTGAGCTACAAAGAGGAGAAAACATGTATGCACATGAATTTGAAAGCAAAAATCCAACACCCCCCCTTCAAACTGTATAGTCATTGTTACAGATTTAACaatgttcatttctcttaaAGCAAGTAATGAAGTGTCACTTTGTTTGCTTTTAATTCTATGAGCAGCCATTTTGATTTGACATCACATGCTGCTGAACTCAGGGTTGAGGATCCTccctgactgttttttttcccccaaattgCAATTTCAAGTTAAGGGCATTTTGTTTCGTTTGTCCTATTTGGAGTATGGGAAATTCAAGTCGAATGCACCAGTAGCCAACAAGCCTACCTATAACAAGCCTACCTATACCCACTGCTGCCAGGTGAACTTCAGAGGGGcaatggtggctcaagtggttaaggctctgggttgttgattgggggttcaagccccagcacagccaagctgccactgttaggcccttgagcacggcccttaaccctctctgctccaggggtgctgtatcatggctgaccctgctctctgacccctacctccaaggatgggatatgtgaagaaagaatttcactgtgctgtaatgtatctgtgaaaaataaaggctatttctttctatttcttactttttttgAGGATATTGGAGAtcttggaggaaacccacacataGCACAACTcgacacagacagtaacctgagcttaGACTCGAACCAGGTACCCAGTTAACCTCATCCTAGGGAGGTGCTACTCACTATTAgaaagtgtttgttttaaaatctCCTATATATAGAATTTAGTCCAGTAAATAGTAAACATTCACTGAAATATTAGAGCTGCTGCTGATGAACTAGCACACTTATGATCAGTCAGTTATTTGGGTATTAATATCATTCCTTTGTTACAGGTACAGAGCCTTTGTGATTTTCCCATATGTCTAAATTTTGAAAAATATACTTTGGatgtcttgtttattttttactagtAATTTCACAGATTTCATGGATTTAA contains:
- the paplna gene encoding papilin isoform X1 translates to MMKLLLAVASLQMLLAPVFMVPRGDYWADWGPYGECSRSCGIGVTVKTRQCVSQRTDGGRSCVGPSRSYRTCNIQDCPEASRDFREEQCSQFDGTDFHGKYYKWLPYYGAENQCELNCIPKGENFYFRHKSSVVDGTPCHPGRSDICVEGVCRRLGCDSMLDSGQQEDACLQCGGNGQSCFLIRNSFSMRDLPKGYNQMFIIPVGATSIRITESVPTRNYLAIKNLRGEYYLNGHWVIEFSRSTPIAGTMLYYQRGTEGEMSPETITGRGPTTEPLVIELITQEPNQGIEYEYYLPNSHPKEGHYWSYGSWSACSKECGSGYQSRLVFCTFDNEAYPDYLCASLPRLLNNRTCNEQQCPLTRRMAYVYRPQIWTPKEARHVYVQVYSWKASEWTQCSVTCGGGTQVRQVECVSHDGSGRRPVEDSLCETYTPKPVSQQNCNMQHCAHYSVSSWSQCSVTCGSGEQTRDVMCVGSARGNRVSDYMCAGLPKPPGMQTCEMPVCLTRIGWHIGDWGLCSKSCSSGLRERQVICSDSQRNIYGVEHCNAFPKPSTVENCNTQPCYSPQVVPSMQDTRGYDNTIFGFYPYNPEETTTVLQRDVPYCHQTAFGCCHDGVTPAIGPNGQGCSQTSFCIHTRHGCCSDGVTQAHGPNKEGCPEYVGSVPASVHEMCSRSTYGCCLDGVTAARGSNGEGCPVSPGRAQRASCDLPHTAGLCDEWTARYYYDPASSRCVHFWYGGCHGNSNNFATMEECEQTCQMQRPVSTSYSTSWSQIWRGSNTSHQPHRSSIYSGGRRPAPRDVQASSPNNSWPAVGVSIDKSDPSTVEGIVGQWVVLPCKVNPPPSSTVTVEWRRDGVLLDPSRHKQQPNGSLFMGPITIMDSAWLLCVATRDRERDHRYIYLSVSEPKDGASRPDSADSKIVPARFSIDRSESTLVSARAGQSARLHCTILPSSAANSVIIQWTKNGAALNTLRHSQHSDGTLVITSLTSEDSGIYTCTASNSQQMEQLQIQLRVTGDLKITTAPSNVQVPQGSVVRLPCVASGENVNIAWSRNGVPVRPDGHRVQVSADGTLTLYNVQSADEGSYTCSAYAGTHAVSATAEIRVTKDNDGGQSLSPNCVDEPELANCLLIVSARLCGHKYYSSFCCASCYNYSIGKGRPGRHG
- the paplna gene encoding papilin isoform X3 — its product is MMKLLLAVASLQMLLAPVFMVPRGDYWADWGPYGECSRSCGIGVTVKTRQCVSQRTDGGRSCVGPSRSYRTCNIQDCPEASRDFREEQCSQFDGTDFHGKYYKWLPYYGAENQCELNCIPKGENFYFRHKSSVVDGTPCHPGRSDICVEGVCRRLGCDSMLDSGQQEDACLQCGGNGQSCFLIRNSFSMRDLPKGYNQMFIIPVGATSIRITESVPTRNYLAIKNLRGEYYLNGHWVIEFSRSTPIAGTMLYYQRGTEGEMSPETITGRGPTTEPLVIELITQEPNQGIEYEYYLPNSHPKEGHYWSYGSWSACSKECGSGYQSRLVFCTFDNEAYPDYLCASLPRLLNNRTCNEQQCPLTRSWKASEWTQCSVTCGGGTQVRQVECVSHDGSGRRPVEDSLCETYTPKPVSQQNCNMQHCAHYSVSSWSQCSVTCGSGEQTRDVMCVGSARGNRVSDYMCAGLPKPPGMQTCEMPVCLTRIGWHIGDWGLCSKSCSSGLRERQVICSDSQRNIYGVEHCNAFPKPSTVENCNTQPCYSPQVVPSMQDTRGYDNTIFGFYPYNPEETTTVLQRDVPYCHQTAFGCCHDGVTPAIGPNGQGCSQTSFCIHTRHGCCSDGVTQAHGPNKEGCPEYVGSVPASVHEMCSRSTYGCCLDGVTAARGSNGEGCPVSPGRAQRASCDLPHTAGLCDEWTARYYYDPASSRCVHFWYGGCHGNSNNFATMEECEQTCQMQRPVSTSYSTSWSQIWRGSNTSHQPHRSSIYSGGRRPAPRDVQASSPNNSWPAVGVSIDKSDPSTVEGIVGQWVVLPCKVNPPPSSTVTVEWRRDGVLLDPSRHKQQPNGSLFMGPITIMDSAWLLCVATRDRERDHRYIYLSVSEPKDGASRPDSADSKIVPARFSIDRSESTLVSARAGQSARLHCTILPSSAANSVIIQWTKNGAALNTLRHSQHSDGTLVITSLTSEDSGIYTCTASNSQQMEQLQIQLRVTGDLKITTAPSNVQVPQGSVVRLPCVASGENVNIAWSRNGVPVRPDGHRVQVSADGTLTLYNVQSADEGSYTCSAYAGTHAVSATAEIRVTKDNDGGQSLSPNCVDEPELANCLLIVSARLCGHKYYSSFCCASCYNYSIGKGRPGRHG